The segment ATACCGACTTTTAGAGGAAAAGCCAGGGGTTGAAGAAATATTAATCATGAATCGTTCCGGTGTGCCGATCAAAACGTCAATGGAACGCCAAGACGCACTTCAACATGCCTGTCTTTATGAGAATTTGCGTGAAAAGTGTCAGGCATTTCTATCAAAAATGGAGCCACCACAGCTCCTGACCATGTTGCGAGTCCGTACCAGATTCCACGAGGTCCTGCTAACACCTGATGGCAAGATAACCGTTTTGGCAGTGCAAAATCCAAAGGATACACATCTTAAGGTAGAGGATCTAAATCGTCATTCCtccaatttttaaataattgctCCTACATATATCTACGTTGTTAGTCATCCAACTCCTTACACGTAAAACATTCTTCTCACTTTGTACACAGCCCAAACACAACAGACTGTTCATTTATGTGACTACctgaatataaattcaatcaaataagTAATAAATAGTCCTCAGAGCTTCAgcttaaaaacaaaatatattccAAAAACAGATGACATTTTCTGACCAACAGAAAGTAAATATATTCTTGTACTCGTATTTATAAAACACATTTAATTTTCATACTCTTCAGTATGTACAACATAAACGTTAAGTTCTTCTAGAACTAATATAAAATATTGAATTTGGTTGTCTGTTGTTTATTTAAATGGATTAATCCTTCAATGGGAAACAGTCCCCGAATCAGTGC is part of the Drosophila miranda strain MSH22 chromosome Y unlocalized genomic scaffold, D.miranda_PacBio2.1 Contig_Y1_pilon, whole genome shotgun sequence genome and harbors:
- the LOC117190282 gene encoding dynein light chain roadblock-type 1-like, encoding MQAAETEPKRTKSYIYEVYRLLEEKPGVEEILIMNRSGVPIKTSMERQDALQHACLYENLREKCQAFLSKMEPPQLLTMLRVRTRFHEVLLTPDGKITVLAVQNPKDTHLKVEDLNRHSSNF